CAAGAAGATCTTTTTTAAAATCCAATTCTTTTTCTCGCATTTCGAGATCTTTATAAGCATATTCCATATCTTTAGAATGGCGATAATAACGCCAAATATTGGCAATCTCATCGAGCTTTTGTAACAAAACATCAAAAGAAAGATTTTCATCATTCAATTCTTCAGAAGATGCATGAAGACATGAGAAAATATTTCTACATGCCTGAAGAATTCTCTGTCCAGAGGGAGACTCTTTCATGAGCTCTATAGCCTGTTCATTACTTTCTAATTCTATATTCTCGTTCTTACATACAAGAGCAAGATCACGGTATAATTCCTGACCTTCCTCTACTAAAACTTGAAATAAAGAATCTAGCTGAGCAGCTAGGTTTTCTCTATCTCCATCACTTATAGAATCAAAATAACAATCCATTCTAGAGCCTTGTTTCTCAACAGATTCTTGCATGATAACCTCGGTAGTCTCAGCAAAAATATGACTATAGCATACTAAAGGCAGGAATGCAGTGGTTAAACTATAAATAAAAAATCTCTTAATCATACTTACTCGTGTTCTTGCTTAATTTGAATCAACCTATCAAATTCACGAGACAGTATAGGAGATAAAAATCCAAAAAGCAAACAAATGTGCAAAAAAAAATCAACCCTAAAATTATTATAAACAAAAATATAGAAATTAAGATAAATATTAGTGAAGATTAATATATCTTATAGATAAAAAGGGCTCTCACTAATTTCACGACATGATTTTCAGTATCTGAAATATTTCTTCTGCTCTTTATCCTCTAAAGGATTGCGCATGCATAAAATATGTAAAACACAAGAAATCGATATATAAACTACTGTGATAAACATCAGCATAGCATGATAAATAAAGCTAGATAACCGTGTTAGCCCGATTCTTGATAAAAACTTATAAATCCTATCTAACTTGAGTATTTCTAAAATAAAATTCAGAAAACCCGATTTGCAAACTACTCGACTTTGCTCATTTTCTAACGCAGCTATAGGTTCAACAGCTCGAACAGGTAGTAGAGGAATTTTAGTATGTCGATGCATCTGTAATTAAGTAGAGGAAAAGCGATAGAAAGCAAGGAAAATGCAACACAAATCATTTAAAATCAACAGGAAAGAAGTCTTACTTTTTGCAATAAAACCCATTGAAAATGTGTACTTTCTTGCCTGAAATCTATGTGAGAACCTGCTGACATACTTGAGACCATTGTGACATTTTTTTCACAATGATTGGCAAAGATTTTGCATTTTGTAAGTCCTTAATAGATAGAGGTAAACGCAAAACACTGTAAGCAATATCTTGCTTATAGGCAAGTAATGCCTTTATTGCGATGGGATTTGTCGTATGACCAAGCCAAAGAGAAAGCTCTTGCCATAATGATGCATTGCTTTCTTGATAAGGATTATCTACATAGCTACGCGCCTCTCCCGGCCAGCCATTAGCTAAAACAGAAACGAGTCCTTGAGCTCCATATGAATGCATTTGCGGCCACAAACTATCATCGCCACAATATAAAATAAGATCGGGATGTATCTGCACATATTCGCGACATTTTTCAACAGATCCTCCAGAATCTTTTACTCCATAAAAGGAAGGATGGGTAGATAATGCACATACAGTTTCTAAATATAACGGTGTTCCTGCTCTAGAGGGAATGTTATATAAAATTGCAGGTTTATTCGTAGCATTTAAGAGATGTTCGAACCATAACGTCTGACCATAAATCCCAGGTTTTGTATAAATAGGACTGGTAATTAAAAAACCATCAACAGGATAAGTAGAGCATATTTTTATCCATTCTAAAGCATCATTTAGTGAAATACCAGACACTCCAATAACTATAGGAACCTGCAGCTTCAAAGAACAAGCAAAAGAAACTAGGGCTTCTTTCTCCTTTACTGTTAATGCTAGGCTTTCTCCAGTACTCCCAAGCAAGACAACACCATTTCCTTCTCTTTCTTGAGAACGTAAAATCTTCTCAAAACTTGGAAAATCAATCGCATAATTAGGAAGAAAAGGAGTGATGCACGCGGTGAGTAATTTCATAATGCTTGTTATACTACAGAAAACCTCTGCTTAACATAATCATTATGGAGTTGTTCTACAATGTTTCCTGCTAGATTCTCAGGAACTACTAAGCTCAATGCCATGCAACTTTGGCAACAGCAAAAGATGGGAGAAGGATAATTACGTAATTTATCTGTAACGGTAGTCACAACCTTTGTTGAAGCTAATCCAGAACCAATCATAGTAATCAAAGCCAAATCATAAAGCATATGTACAGTCCCTATATCAGATAACTTGCTATAGAGATCTTGGATAATTTCTTCAGAAATATCATCATCATCTGTCGTAAAAGATACCTTGGCATCCTGAGAAGTTATCAAACCAGGAAGAACATGGTAAGTATCTAATATAGGTAAAATCTTATCTAAACCAACAGCACCTAAAATACCACTATCTACAGACCATAATCGTTGGCGTTGACGTAAGGAAAGCGCTTTTACACGAGGTGCATAGCTTACAGTTTTATCCATAGCATAAATCCAGGTACCTCCTTTAGAAACATCAAAAGTAGAGGTTACGAAAATAGGGATCCCTGCACGCACACACGGAGAAAGCATAGGAGGATAGAGAATTTTAGCACCAAAGGTAGCCAGATTTTGCATTTCTTCAAAACTCAACTCTGGGATGAGTTGCGCATCTTCAATGATTCTCGGATCCATAGTATAAATACCATTCACATCAGTATAAATACGCACTTCTTCAGCATTACTCATTTCAGCAATTAATGCTCCGGAATAATCACTTCCCCCTCTACCCAATACTGTGGTCTTCCCAGAAATATCCGCTCCTATAAATCCCTGAGTGATATAGCAAATATCACTTTTGAGATTAAGAGCATGCCAATTTTTTCGCATACGCGAAATATCAGGAGCTGCACGATGGTATTCGCCATTTGTCAATATGACAGTTCTTGCTTCCAAAAACTCTATAGGAAAGTTATTATCATCACAGAAAGCTTGAAATAAAGAAGCCGATATATCCTCACCTAAAGCAAGAATTTCAGCTCGATCACTAGGGAAGATTTCTTTCTTATTTACATAACTGTTCAACTTTTCTATCCAAGGAGATATGGAAAATATGAGTTGCAGTTCATGAATAATTTCATCATGCCTATTCGCAATATCAAGAACAATTTGTTCACGATATTCACTAGAAACACAACAAAACATATCTAATAGGTCTGTAATTCCTGCTACAGCACTGACAACAACAAAACGCGGTGCATCTTTACAGACAATAGCATACACCTTACGTATACTTTCTGCAGTTCCTAAACTAGTCCCGCCAAATTTATATACTACTGGAGACATGCATATTCTCCAGAATTCTGAAAACAATAGTTGTGCATGTTTGTCAATAAAGCTCCCGCAGCACCTCGAACAAGATTGTGTATCAATACATTCATTTTTATTGTTCGAGAATCACTCCCATAGGTGATGGGTCCTATATGCACACGCATGTCATCATCTGCAAGATCTTTTCTTGCTTGTGGATGCCAAGGAGAATCATAAAGTTTATACGTACCTGGGAATGCTACATTCCTATGATGATAGCAACGAAGAATATCCTC
This portion of the Chlamydia crocodili genome encodes:
- the dapA gene encoding 4-hydroxy-tetrahydrodipicolinate synthase is translated as MKLLTACITPFLPNYAIDFPSFEKILRSQEREGNGVVLLGSTGESLALTVKEKEALVSFACSLKLQVPIVIGVSGISLNDALEWIKICSTYPVDGFLITSPIYTKPGIYGQTLWFEHLLNATNKPAILYNIPSRAGTPLYLETVCALSTHPSFYGVKDSGGSVEKCREYVQIHPDLILYCGDDSLWPQMHSYGAQGLVSVLANGWPGEARSYVDNPYQESNASLWQELSLWLGHTTNPIAIKALLAYKQDIAYSVLRLPLSIKDLQNAKSLPIIVKKMSQWSQVCQQVLT
- a CDS encoding aspartate kinase; this encodes MSPVVYKFGGTSLGTAESIRKVYAIVCKDAPRFVVVSAVAGITDLLDMFCCVSSEYREQIVLDIANRHDEIIHELQLIFSISPWIEKLNSYVNKKEIFPSDRAEILALGEDISASLFQAFCDDNNFPIEFLEARTVILTNGEYHRAAPDISRMRKNWHALNLKSDICYITQGFIGADISGKTTVLGRGGSDYSGALIAEMSNAEEVRIYTDVNGIYTMDPRIIEDAQLIPELSFEEMQNLATFGAKILYPPMLSPCVRAGIPIFVTSTFDVSKGGTWIYAMDKTVSYAPRVKALSLRQRQRLWSVDSGILGAVGLDKILPILDTYHVLPGLITSQDAKVSFTTDDDDISEEIIQDLYSKLSDIGTVHMLYDLALITMIGSGLASTKVVTTVTDKLRNYPSPIFCCCQSCMALSLVVPENLAGNIVEQLHNDYVKQRFSVV